In Bacillota bacterium, the genomic window TCAGGATATCGACGGGGCTGCAAGCTTCAGATGCCCGCTAGCCGTCGGGTGCTCCATTGCCTGGGCGAACTGGAGTTCAAGAAAGCTTTGCCGGTCGCCGGCCTCCACCTGCACGGGGTCGTTGGCGCACGTGATGAGTTCTCTGACCGGAATGGGCCCGATGCCCATAAACCCGGGGCCCGTCATCCGTGCCTCACCGGCCACCGGTACGGGATCAGCGGCGTGTCGTAGGGCAGCCGCTCCTCGTCCGGCTCCCGGTAGTTGTAAAGCTCAGTGGGGAAGTTGACGATGAGGGCCATCTCCGGCCCCTCCGCCGCAAACCCGTGGTAGACCAGAGCGGGGATCTTGAGCAGCGCGGGGTTGAGCATCCCGATGTGAAACTCGTTGACCCACCCCCGGGTCGGGCTCCCCTCCCGGGGGTCGTACAGCACCACCCGCGCCATTCCCTTTACGCACACGAAGTGGTCCGTCTGGCGCCGGTGCCGGTGCCACGCCTTGTACACGCCCGGGTAGGCCGCCGTCACGTACGCCTGCGCAAACCGCTCAAACTCTGGCCAGTCGGCCCGCAGCATCTCCATCAAGAACCCCCGGGCGTCGGGGACGAGCCGCAGCGGCTTCACGACCACCCCGGCGATCAACTCCCGGTCAACCCGGTGCTCGCCGCCGGCCTCGTTGTGCACGCCGCCACTTCCGCCGCCCGCTGCCTCGCCGAACCCTTCAACCCCGCCCCTCACACCGCCACCTCCGCATCATCCCCCACCAGCAGCCGCAGCGCCCGGTGGTTGCCCGGCTCCCGCCGCACCACCGCATGGCGCCCGATGAGGCTGTCTTCCAGCCGTTCCACCCCTTCGACCACGGCCCCCGCCAGCACCACGCAGTGCTCGATCTGGCTGCGTTCGATGCGGCACCCTTCCCCGATGCTGGTGTAAGGCCCGATGAAGCTCTCCCGCACGACAGCCCCCCGCCCTATCACCGCCGGCCCCCGCACCACGCTGCGCTCCACCACCGCGCCCGCCTCGAGCGTCACCCGCCCCTCGATGCGGCTCTGTTCGTCGTGCAGCCCGTCGATGCGCCGCCCGACCCACTCGTCCAGCACCACCCGGTTGGCCTCGAGCAGGTCGTCCTTCTTGCCGGTGTCGAGCCACCAGCCCCGCAGTTCGACGCTCTCCACCCGGCGCCCGCCGTCAATCAGCCGCTGGATGGCATCCGTGATCTCCAGTTCGCCCCGCCACGACGGGCTCAGGCCCGCTATCGCCTCGTGCACCGCCGCCGAAAAGCAGTACACCCCCACAAGCGCCAGGTTGGACGGCGGCTCCTTGGGCTTTTCCACCAGCCGGCGCACCCTCCCCGCCCCGTCCACCTCGGCCACCCCAAACTGCCGGGGGTCGCCCACCGCCTTCAGCAGGATGAGCGCGTCCGCCCCCCGCTCCCGGAAGCGCTCCACCACCTGCCGCACCGGCTCCCCCACCAGGTTGTCCCCCAGATACATGAGGAACGGCTCGTCCCCCAAAAACCCCCGCGCCACCTTCACCGCGTGAGCCAGCCCCAGGGGTGCCTCCTGCCGCACGAACGTCAGCTCAAACCCCCACGGGTTGGCCTCCAGCGCCGCCGTCACCTGCTCGGCCGTCTCGGGGGCCAGGATGACGCCGACCTCCCGGATCCCGCAGTCGGCGATCTGGTCCATCACATAGTGCAGGATGGGCCGGTTGGCCACCGGCACGAGCTGCTTGGGCAGCGTGTAGGTCACGGGCCGCAGCCTCGTCCCCTTGCCCCCGGCCAGCACCAGCGCCTTCATCGCCCGCCCCGGCCCCCTTCCCAGCCCCGTTCGTAAACCGCCTCGTAGTAGCGCCGCTGCGGTTCGCCGCCGACCACCGCCCGCACCCGCTCCAGCCGCCGGAGGTACCATTCCACGGTGCGGTCGAGCCCCTCCTCCAAGCCGACCCGGGGCTCCCACGCCAGCTCCCGCCTCGCCCGCTCACCCGCCATCGCATACAGCCGGTCGTGGCCCGGCCGGTCTTTCACAAACGTGATGAGCCCCCGCACTGCCTCCGCCGGGCGCCCCAGCCGCTTCGCCACCCGCTGCGCGATGGCCTCCACCATCTCCAGATTCGGCACGGCCCGCCCGGTGCCGATGTTGTACACGGCCCCCGGCCGCCCCGCCTCCGCCGCCCGCAGGATGGCCTCGCAGTTGTCCTCGACGAACACCCACTCCCGCCGCTGCCGCCCGTCCCCGTACACTGGCATCGGCTCGCCCGCCGCCGCCTTCCAGATCATCAGCGGCACCAGCTTCTCGGGGAACTGGTGCGGCCCGTAGTTGTTGCAACTGCGCGTCACC contains:
- a CDS encoding dTDP-4-dehydrorhamnose 3,5-epimerase family protein codes for the protein MVVKPLRLVPDARGFLMEMLRADWPEFERFAQAYVTAAYPGVYKAWHRHRRQTDHFVCVKGMARVVLYDPREGSPTRGWVNEFHIGMLNPALLKIPALVYHGFAAEGPEMALIVNFPTELYNYREPDEERLPYDTPLIPYRWPVRHG
- a CDS encoding glucose-1-phosphate thymidylyltransferase, whose protein sequence is MKALVLAGGKGTRLRPVTYTLPKQLVPVANRPILHYVMDQIADCGIREVGVILAPETAEQVTAALEANPWGFELTFVRQEAPLGLAHAVKVARGFLGDEPFLMYLGDNLVGEPVRQVVERFRERGADALILLKAVGDPRQFGVAEVDGAGRVRRLVEKPKEPPSNLALVGVYCFSAAVHEAIAGLSPSWRGELEITDAIQRLIDGGRRVESVELRGWWLDTGKKDDLLEANRVVLDEWVGRRIDGLHDEQSRIEGRVTLEAGAVVERSVVRGPAVIGRGAVVRESFIGPYTSIGEGCRIERSQIEHCVVLAGAVVEGVERLEDSLIGRHAVVRREPGNHRALRLLVGDDAEVAV